The proteins below are encoded in one region of Saccopteryx leptura isolate mSacLep1 chromosome 1, mSacLep1_pri_phased_curated, whole genome shotgun sequence:
- the CHRM4 gene encoding muscarinic acetylcholine receptor M4 — protein sequence MANFTPVNGSSGNQSVRLVTSTHNRYETVEMIFIATVTGSLSLVTVVGNILVMLSIKVNRQLQTVNNYFLFSLACADLIIGAFSMNLYTVYIIKGYWPLGAVVCDLWLALDYVVSNASVMNLLIISFDRYFCVTKPLTYPARRTTKMAGLMIAAAWVLSFVLWAPAILFWQFVVGQRTVPDNQCFIQFLSNPAVTFGTAIAAFYLPVVIMTVLYIHISLASRSRVHKHKPEGPKEKKAKTLAFLKSPLMKQSIKKPPPGEATREELRNGKLEEAPPPVLPPPPRPMADKDTSNESSSGSATQNTKEQPPTELSTTEATTPAIPTPRLQPRALNPASKWSKIQIVTKQTGNECVTAIEIVPATPAGMRPAANVARKFASIARNQVRKKRQMAARERKVTRTIFAILLAFILTWTPYNVMVLVNTFCQSCIPETVWSIGYWLCYVNSTINPACYALCNATFKKTFRHLLLCQYRNIGTAR from the coding sequence ATGGCCAACTTCACCCCCGTCAACGGCAGCTCGGGCAACCAGTCTGTGCGTCTGGTCACATCAACCCATAACCGCTACGAGACAGTCGAGATGATATTCATTGCCACGGTGACAGGCTCGCTGAGCCTAGTGACCGTGGTCGGCAACATCCTGGTGATGCTGTCCATCAAGGTCAACAGGCAACTGCAGACAGTCAACAACTACTTCCTCTTCAGCCTCGCATGTGCTGATCTCATCATAGGCGCTTTCTCCATGAACCTGTACACCGTGTACATCATCAAGGGCTACTGGCCTCTGGGCGCCGTGGTCTGTGACCTGTGGCTGGCCCTGGACTATGTGGTGAGCAATGCCTCCGTCATGAACCTTCTCATTATCAGCTTTGACAGGTACTTCTGCGTCACCAAGCCCCTCACCTACCCAGCCCGGCGCACCACCAAGATGGCGGGCCTCATGATTGCTGCCGCCTGGGTCCTGTCCTTTGTGCTCTGGGCACCTGCCATCCTGTTCTGGCAGTTTGTGGTAGGCCAGCGGACAGTGCCAGACAACCAGTGCTTCATCCAGTTCCTGTCCAACCCGGCGGTGACCTTTGGCACAGCCATTGCTGCCTTCTACCTGCCGGTGGTCATCATGACAGTGCTCTACATCCACATCTCCCTGGCCAGCCGCAGCCGAGTGCACAAGCACAAGCCGGAAGGCCCCAAGGAGAAGAAGGCCAAGACGCTGGCCTTCCTCAAGAGCCCCCTGATGAAGCAGAGCATCAAGAAACCCCCACCGGGAGAAGCTACCCGGGAGGAGCTGCGCAACGGGAAGCTGGAGGAGGCTCCGCCCCCAGTCTTGCCGCCCCCGCCACGCCCAATGGCTGACAAGGACACGTCCAATGAGTCCAGCTCTGGCAGTGCCACCCAAAACACCAAGGAACAACCCCCTACAGAGCTGTCAACCACAGAGGCCACCACGCCTGCGATTCCTACCCCTCGCCTACAGCCACGGGCCCTAAACCCGGCCTCCAAATGGTCCAAGATCCAGATTGTGACGAAGCAGACGGGCAATGAGTGTGTGACAGCCATCGAGATTGTGCCTGCCACACCAGCTGGCATGCGTCCGGCAGCCAACGTGGCCCGCAAATTTGCCAGCATCGCTCGCAACCAGGTGCGCAAGAAGCGTCAGATGGCGGCTCGGGAGCGCAAGGTGACACGGACCATCTTTGCCATTTTGTTGGCCTTCATCCTCACCTGGACACCCTACAATGTCATGGTCCTGGTGAACACCTTCTGCCAGAGCTGCATCCCTGAAACAGTGTGGTCCATTGGCTACTGGCTCTGCTATGTCAATAGCACCATCAACCCTGCCTGCTATGCCCTCTGCAACGCCACCTTTAAAAAGACCTTCAGGCACCTGTTGCTGTGCCAGTATCGGAACATCGGCACTGCCAGGTAG
- the LOC136387949 gene encoding uncharacterized protein, whose protein sequence is MEDSIATSGLAAPWSGETGGKKALGGCRAQRPAELPVGGLESAVPPPTAAPASAGLRAGTPYRHPEQPHSPRRSLRLRLSRTRLSEPQKGQEPRVLLPQPSPPPPRRRGSHLPDTSAPLPSHLTDGGAGGRPRGPAGGAGGRAAGRGRGRGAEGRPLLRPQLPALWLRLALTLALFPEPRDVTGKQPILVGPCRPPGAGHPTTTRGGRHPGVGDPRYARPSLEPTGSFSLGHCAWITHGRKCCLAGGSTGDCLAPSADFTHSLRGSALSGPAEARGFDPNRGYDWVGSARLARLRRGRAEGWPCPASGPPTARRPPSSQRRGAPSGLGRSREERPRSARDRSPPVARSPPPPRPGSLPPRSRPGDGCAPSLQPQHGKRGPSSRGLKGEFANSCLREPHWPEPRDLWPCLNRAGGSRSPRLGRRRDREPGDFSTSESSGSALTLRVQLCTTRHL, encoded by the exons ATGGAGGACTCCATAGCCACGAGTGGGCTGGCAGCGCCTTGGAGCGGGGAGACGGGCGGGAAAAAGGCTCTCGGGGGCTGCAGAGCACAGCGCCCTGCGGAACTGCCAGTGGGAGGGCTGGAGAGCGCGGTCCCGCCCCCGACGGCTGCCCCGGCCTCCGCGGGGCTGAGAGCCGGCACACCCTACCGACATCCTGAAC AACCGCACTCGCCCCGAAGAAGCCTGAGGCTCCGTCTCAGTCGGACCCGCCTCTCGGAGCCTCAGAAGGGCCAGGAGCCCCGCGTCCTTCTCCCCCAGCCGAGTCCCCCGCCCCCGCGCCGCCGCGGAAGTCACTTACCAGACACCTCCGCCCCGCTCCCCTCGCACCTGACAGACGGCGGGGCAGGAGGGCGGCCCCGCGGGCCAGCGGGCGGGGCGGGCGGCCGGGCCGCGGGCCGGGGGCGGGGACGGGGTGCCGAGGGGCGGCCCCTGCTCCGCCCGCAGCTCCCAGCGCTGTGGCTCCGACTCGCGCTCACGCTCGCACTTTTCCCTGAGCCGCGTGATGTCACGGGGAAGCAGCCAATCCTGGTGGGGCCGTGCCGCCCGCCTGGGGCCGGCCACCCAACGACGACGCGTGGGGGGCGCCACCCGGGCGTCGGGGACCCCCGCTACGCGCGCCCCTCACTGGAGCCGACAGGCAGCTTCTCGCTCGGGCACTGTGCATGGATCACCCACGGTCGAAAGTGCTGCTTAGCTGGGGGCtcgactgggg ATTGTCTCGCGCCCAGCGCGGACTTCACTCACTCCCTGCGCGGCTCAGCGCTCAGTGGGCCGGCGGAGGCGCGAGGGTTTGACCCCAACAGGGGTTATGACTGGGTGGGGTCGGCTCGGCTGGCACGGCTCCGTCGGGGCAGAGCAGAGGGCTGGCCGTGTCCAGCCTCCGGACCCCCGACTGCGCGTAGGCCGCCTAGCAGCCAGAGAAGAGGGGCGCCGTCGGGTTTGGGAAGGAGCCGAGAAGAGCGGCCTCGGTCGGCCAGGGACAGGAGCCCGCCCGTCGCACGCAGCCCCCCACCGCCACGGCCCGGCTCGCTGCCCCCGCGCTCCAGGCCGGGAGACGGGTGCGCACCCTCTCTCCAGCCCCAGCATGGGAAACGCGGCCCATCCAGCCGAGGCCTGAAGGGCGAGTTCGCAAATTCCT GTCTCCGGGAACCGCACTGGCCGGAGCCTCGGGACTTGTGGCCTTGCCTGAACCGAGCTGGAGGTTCCCGAAGTCCGCGCCTAGGGCGCCGGCGGGACCGAGAGCCGGGCGACTTCAGCACCTCGGAGAGCTCCGGCTCAGCCCTGACCTTGCGGGTTCAGCTCTGCACCACCAGGCACCTCTGA
- the MDK gene encoding midkine produces the protein MQHRGFLLLALLALLALTSAVAKKKDKVKKGGPGSECAEWTWGPCTPSSKDCGAGFREGACGAQTQRIRCRVPCNWKKEFGADCKYKFESWGSCDGGSGTKARQGTLKKARYNAQCQETIRVTKPCTPKTKAKAKAKKGKGKD, from the exons ATGCAGCACCGAGGCTTcctcctcctcgccctcctcgcccTGCTGGCACTCACCTCCGCGGTGGCCAAAAAGAAAG ACAAAGTGAAGAAGGGCGGCCCGGGGAGCGAGTGCGCGGAGTGGACCTGGGGGCCCTGCACCCCCAGCAGCAAGGACTGTGGCGCGGGTTTCCGCGAAGGCGCCTGCGGGGCCCAGACCCAGCGCATCCGGTGCAGAGTACCATGCAACTGGAAGAAGGAATTTGGAG CCGACTGCAAGTACAAGTTTGAGAGCTGGGGCTCATGTGATGGGGGCTCTGGCACTAAAGCCCGCCAAGGCACCCTGAAGAAAGCACGGTACAATGCCCAGTGCCAGGAGACCATTCGTGTAACCAAGCCCTGCACCCCCAAGACCAAAGCCAAGGCTAAAG ccaagaaagggaagggaaaggactAG